A DNA window from Gammaproteobacteria bacterium contains the following coding sequences:
- the kdsB gene encoding 3-deoxy-manno-octulosonate cytidylyltransferase yields MSYSIVIPARYASTRLPAKPLRDIHGKPLVQHVFECAKKSGADDIIIATDDDRIAEVARGFGAPVCMTSVNCATGTDRLAEVVKQQGYDENRVVVNLQGDEPLMPPEVIDQVANNLLQRPAASVSTVCARVASAEELFDPNVVKVVFDAQGYALYFSRAPIPWNRDQFPTESLAANSPHFRHIGLYGYRAGFLGRFVTWPACVLETTESLEQLRVLFNGERIHVAEAIKRPGPGVDTEADLRAVQKILATA; encoded by the coding sequence ATGAGCTACTCCATCGTCATCCCTGCCCGCTATGCCTCGACGCGTCTGCCAGCCAAGCCGCTGCGTGATATCCACGGCAAGCCACTGGTGCAGCATGTGTTTGAATGCGCCAAAAAATCCGGCGCAGACGACATTATCATCGCCACTGACGATGATCGCATCGCCGAAGTTGCACGTGGTTTTGGCGCGCCGGTGTGCATGACTTCGGTGAACTGTGCGACCGGCACCGACCGCCTGGCTGAAGTGGTGAAGCAACAGGGATATGACGAAAATCGTGTGGTGGTGAATCTGCAAGGTGACGAACCCCTGATGCCGCCCGAGGTGATTGATCAGGTGGCCAACAATCTGTTGCAGCGTCCGGCAGCAAGCGTGTCCACCGTGTGTGCTCGCGTGGCCAGCGCCGAAGAATTGTTTGACCCGAATGTGGTGAAAGTGGTGTTTGATGCCCAGGGCTATGCGCTGTATTTCAGTCGCGCGCCGATTCCGTGGAATCGTGACCAGTTTCCTACCGAGTCGCTGGCCGCGAATTCGCCGCACTTCCGTCACATTGGTCTGTATGGTTATCGTGCCGGTTTTCTGGGGCGGTTTGTGACCTGGCCGGCCTGTGTGCTGGAAACGACCGAGTCACTGGAGCAGTTGCGGGTGCTGTTTAACGGCGAACGCATTCATGTGGCTGAGGCAATAAAACGTCCCGGCCCGGGAGTGGATACCGAGGCGGATTTGCGCGCGGTGCAGAAAATTCTGGCCACGGCCTAG
- the msbA gene encoding lipid A export permease/ATP-binding protein MsbA, which translates to MSKKPIDLNDGKAVYRRLLGYVKPYWKAFIIVIIGMAMVAATEVGFAALIKPMLDGTFVEKDPFWITVIPLALIGIFLVRGIGSFATSYLMSWVGRHVVKDMRSEIFDHLLLLPTRFYDKNASGQIISKIIYDAEQVSDASSRALTIIIQDSLVLIGLIGWMFYLSWEMTLVFLIIGPVMAVMVASINRRVRRDSRRLQDSMGNVTEISQEAIEAQRVVKIFGGKDYERQGFDKANEYNRKQFMKIVSTQSAYVPFVQLVAALLLALIIYLSTRPGEEVMTVGTFMSFISAMLMLFPPLKRLTTVNVVLQRGVAAAQSIFGLLEEKAEIDRGTQTLAQVRGDVRFENVRFSYDSDKGEVLKGVNFSVPSGKSVAFVGRSGSGKSTLVSLLPRFYHLENGVISIDGININDLRMDELRKHIALVSQDITLFNDTIAHNIAYGRLETATEEQIIEAAKAAYAWDFIKDLPDGLNTQVGEHGVLLSGGQRQRLAIARAILKDAPILILDEATSALDSESERHIQAALEQLMKNRTTFVIAHRLSTIENVDQIVVMDNGVAVEQGTHQELMARNGHYANLHRIQFGHG; encoded by the coding sequence ATGTCAAAAAAGCCTATTGATTTAAACGACGGCAAAGCGGTTTACCGCCGTCTTTTGGGATATGTCAAACCCTACTGGAAAGCATTCATCATTGTGATCATCGGCATGGCGATGGTGGCAGCCACAGAAGTTGGATTTGCCGCACTGATCAAACCCATGCTCGATGGCACATTTGTCGAGAAAGATCCGTTCTGGATCACCGTGATTCCGTTGGCGTTGATCGGTATTTTTCTGGTGCGTGGTATCGGCAGCTTTGCGACCAGTTATTTGATGTCGTGGGTTGGGCGTCATGTGGTCAAGGATATGCGCAGCGAAATTTTTGATCATCTGCTGCTGTTGCCCACCCGCTTCTATGACAAAAATGCGTCCGGGCAAATTATTTCCAAAATTATTTATGATGCCGAGCAAGTCAGCGATGCCTCCAGCCGGGCGTTGACCATTATCATTCAGGACAGTTTGGTGTTGATTGGTTTGATCGGCTGGATGTTTTATCTCAGCTGGGAAATGACCTTGGTGTTTTTAATCATCGGCCCGGTTATGGCGGTGATGGTGGCCAGCATTAATCGTCGGGTACGACGTGATTCGCGCCGTTTGCAGGATTCCATGGGGAATGTGACGGAAATTTCCCAGGAAGCGATTGAAGCGCAGCGCGTGGTCAAAATTTTTGGCGGCAAGGATTACGAGCGCCAAGGCTTTGATAAAGCCAATGAGTACAATCGCAAGCAGTTTATGAAAATCGTCAGCACGCAGTCGGCCTATGTGCCCTTCGTGCAGTTGGTGGCAGCGTTGCTGTTGGCGCTGATTATTTATTTGTCCACCCGCCCCGGCGAAGAAGTGATGACGGTGGGAACGTTCATGTCGTTTATTTCGGCGATGCTGATGTTGTTTCCACCGTTAAAACGACTGACCACGGTGAACGTAGTGTTGCAGCGCGGTGTTGCCGCAGCGCAAAGTATTTTTGGGTTGCTTGAAGAAAAAGCAGAAATCGATCGTGGCACACAAACGCTGGCGCAGGTGCGTGGCGATGTGCGGTTCGAGAATGTTCGTTTTAGTTATGACAGCGACAAAGGCGAAGTGCTCAAAGGCGTGAATTTCAGTGTGCCATCGGGCAAGTCAGTCGCCTTTGTTGGTCGTTCCGGCAGTGGTAAATCCACGTTGGTGAGTTTGTTGCCGCGTTTCTATCACCTGGAAAACGGGGTGATCAGTATCGACGGTATCAACATTAACGATTTGCGTATGGATGAACTGCGTAAGCACATCGCGTTGGTCAGTCAGGATATTACCTTGTTCAACGACACCATCGCGCACAACATCGCCTATGGTCGACTGGAAACGGCGACTGAAGAACAAATCATCGAGGCGGCCAAGGCTGCCTATGCCTGGGATTTCATCAAGGATTTGCCTGATGGTTTGAATACCCAGGTGGGCGAGCACGGTGTGTTGTTGTCCGGTGGTCAGCGTCAGCGCTTGGCAATTGCCCGCGCCATTTTGAAAGACGCGCCGATTTTGATTTTGGATGAAGCGACGTCGGCGCTGGATTCAGAATCCGAACGCCATATTCAGGCAGCGCTTGAACAGTTAATGAAAAACCGCACTACGTTTGTGATCGCGCATCGTTTGTCGACCATCGAAAATGTCGACCAGATTGTGGTGATGGATAATGGCGTGGCAGTGGAGCAAGGCACGCATCAGGAACTGATGGCGCGCAACGGCCATTACGCCAATTTGCATCGCATTCAGTTTGGCCATGGTTGA
- a CDS encoding biopolymer transporter ExbD has product MNFRKRRVEDSEINITPLIDVVFLLLIFFMVSTTFKQDFEVGIDLPKSSSEANLLNRTIEITIDATGRYYVNHQQLVNTHPDTLRRALAKVAGDDRNLPVILSADGKTPHQAVITALDAARQLGFSRLTFATQQESK; this is encoded by the coding sequence TTGAACTTTCGCAAGCGACGCGTTGAAGATTCAGAAATCAACATTACGCCGCTCATCGACGTGGTGTTTTTGTTGCTGATTTTTTTCATGGTGTCGACCACGTTCAAGCAGGATTTTGAAGTCGGGATTGATTTGCCCAAGTCCAGTTCCGAGGCGAATCTTCTAAACCGGACCATTGAAATCACCATCGATGCCACTGGCCGTTATTACGTCAATCATCAGCAACTGGTGAACACCCACCCAGATACATTGCGACGAGCGTTGGCCAAAGTGGCCGGCGATGATCGTAATTTGCCGGTGATACTCAGTGCTGATGGCAAAACACCTCACCAGGCCGTCATCACCGCATTGGATGCGGCACGACAACTGGGATTTAGTCGTTTGACCTTTGCCACTCAGCAGGAAAGCAAATAG
- the lpxK gene encoding tetraacyldisaccharide 4'-kinase: MSSLEQRWYQKDTQPPLWARMLEPVFRTVATTRRRLYRQGHLRSYRAPVPVLVVGNISVGGSGKTPLVIWLVEMLRDAGYKPGVISRGYGGRAAQYPLKVRATTAVTECGDEPLLIARRTGVPLVVDPKRSRAAQHLLAQYKVDVIIADDGLQHYALERDIELVVVDGQRRLGNGRCLPAGPLREPASRLDEVDFVINNGSRAKGEVSMRLQMGGAWQLTHPHVLRSIDSFDGPVHALAGIGHPERFFQQLESQGLTISRQPFADHHAYQSTDLPTSGEVLMTEKDAVKCLTFATDNLWAVSIQAQLPENFRESLLALLAQKMKD, translated from the coding sequence GTGAGTTCGCTGGAACAGCGCTGGTACCAAAAAGATACGCAGCCGCCGTTATGGGCGCGCATGCTCGAGCCGGTTTTCCGCACGGTGGCGACGACCCGTCGACGTTTGTATCGACAGGGGCATTTGCGCAGCTATCGTGCGCCGGTGCCGGTGCTGGTGGTCGGCAATATCAGCGTGGGCGGCAGTGGCAAGACGCCGCTGGTGATCTGGCTGGTGGAAATGTTGCGCGATGCCGGCTACAAGCCTGGGGTGATCAGTCGCGGCTACGGTGGACGGGCGGCGCAGTATCCACTGAAAGTGCGCGCGACCACTGCCGTGACCGAGTGTGGTGATGAGCCGCTGTTGATTGCCCGACGCACGGGTGTGCCGCTGGTGGTCGACCCCAAACGCAGCCGCGCCGCCCAGCACCTGCTGGCGCAGTACAAGGTTGATGTGATCATCGCTGACGACGGTTTGCAGCACTATGCGCTGGAACGCGATATTGAACTGGTTGTGGTGGATGGTCAGCGGCGCTTGGGCAATGGTCGTTGCCTGCCGGCAGGGCCCCTGCGCGAGCCGGCCTCGCGCCTGGACGAGGTTGATTTTGTCATCAACAACGGCAGCCGCGCCAAGGGTGAAGTGAGTATGCGGCTGCAGATGGGCGGCGCCTGGCAGCTTACCCATCCGCATGTGTTGCGCAGTATCGACAGCTTTGACGGGCCGGTGCATGCGCTGGCGGGTATTGGTCATCCTGAGCGGTTTTTCCAGCAGTTGGAGAGCCAGGGACTGACGATTTCGCGCCAGCCGTTCGCGGATCATCACGCCTATCAGTCAACGGATTTGCCGACCTCGGGCGAGGTACTCATGACCGAGAAAGATGCGGTAAAATGCCTGACATTCGCCACCGACAACCTGTGGGCCGTTTCGATTCAGGCGCAGTTGCCGGAGAATTTCCGCGAGTCCCTGCTCGCGCTGTTAGCTCAAAAAATGAAGGATTAG
- a CDS encoding Trm112 family protein, translating into MDPKLLDILVCPICKSRLVYKKAEKELICKADRLAFPIRDDIPVMLEEEARELPADEEV; encoded by the coding sequence ATGGACCCCAAACTGCTTGATATTCTGGTCTGCCCGATTTGCAAAAGTCGGCTGGTGTACAAAAAGGCGGAAAAAGAGCTGATCTGCAAGGCCGACCGACTGGCTTTTCCCATCCGCGACGATATTCCGGTGATGCTGGAAGAAGAGGCGCGTGAGCTGCCAGCCGACGAGGAAGTCTGA